The stretch of DNA ttaaaaatattgatcatcgacgatgacggcgaagatacgactaagacttcgaatgtggtctataaggaagtcttccgtaatatatcttcttttgtatgaatatttatccaaaattattgttgaactatcgtttaatgttactcaaaaaatttcatataccttatgttattgcaattatcatatcgtaatttataattacatatcttacaactaattagacccgtgcaccgcacgggtcgatgttctagtaataatataagcttgtatacacaaccaaaccctaaacctaatttttttccctccacTTTTATACTgcagtttttttattaaaaaaaatacaattttgccTTGACTAAGATTTGAACCCAAAACCTTTCATTGCAATACAACATTTCAACCGCTATGACAAGTAGACAAGTTATGATTAAAATCATGTCTACAAAGTGTTaaacaccatcaattttcataggaaagatttcatacgacaattaagcaccatcattAATCATCGACGATGACGGTGAatatacgactaagacttccaATGTAGTCTacaaggaagtcttccgtaatataccATAATttcctttgtatgaatatttatccaaaattatttaatgttactcaacttttttcatatatctttcattattgcaattatcatattttgttttatcattACATCTTTTTGACTTCTGTTTTTAGGACTAGAAGTTGGTATCTCTTTTTGTCCTACGCGTTTTGCTTGGACTCCTTCGGTTAGGTTTATGTCCCCCAgtttatgtatatatttttttaataataatatgagctatACGTGGAGGATGGGGAAAGATATAATCATGTATATCCCTACCGTGATAtctagatgctcttaatttatcaaaaagaaaaaaatagactcgtgcaccgcacgggtcgatgttctagttaagTACTATATATTACTATTGattaatttatatcatttaacATTTTGACTTATAATCTTCACGAGGGGAACATCAAGCATGTACTATATTTTCATATTCATTCATCAAGCTATCATGAACCAAATGAAGAGCCCATAGACCATCATATACTTTGAGAAATAGTTTGTACTTTGCACGTCTTTGAGCATCTTCAAACCTACAATATTATAACAAAATACTAAGTgttatcaacaaaattaatttattgttttcacATGTGATTCAACTAGGACCAGCTACTCTACGGTCAGTTTGTATTTAATTCTTCaccaacttaaaaaaaaatgccaaTTGATTTTTCTATTTCCATATCTTCTTTTTTAAAGTATAGCTGTTTTACTTCCCCCTCAATAAAAGTATTGGATTAGATATTAAAATGGGTTTTTATATCTTAATGATATATTATCCATATTATATGAAAGCTATATATTGAATGTGATCAAGTTGTTGTCTTCATGTCCTTAAAAGTTGACCCATTATTTAATTATCACTATGAAAAATCAAAGTAATTGTTTTAGGAGAATACTGAGTATTATGGAGTTTAATTGAGTATCAATATTCTGtagattaaatttaatattatgttattttctattctgtagataaaatattttaacttatattaaaataaatttaaattttaaatatttggtgcacttttttatggttatttgaATAGTGAAACAAGAAAATAGGATAACCACCGTAACGATAACTCTTGGTTTTCTAATATATTACTAAAGAAAAATGTaaagtatatataattatatataactaaaataatgTGGTCGGAGTTAGGGAATTTGCGGTGGCGGAGAGTACTTCCCGGATTCCCGCCCCGAAATATTTTCAGGGGAACTTTTCCGTCCAACCCTGTCCCTGTGGGAAAAAAATTCGACTTTGGAGCTCCGAATAGATAATTCCCACGAAAAACTCCGTTAGTAGATACAAATTGACATCTCTACATCTTTTTCTACTCAATTATATTTAGACTGAAATACATTTTTGGTCtttctatatttaaaaaaaagttttaatccTTATTTTAAAAACTGGTTTTTTGTCtcctaatttaaattttttttcttgaattttgGGATCCTTCATctcatttttggttttttttttttttttttgataatctggattttatttttatgatgtgGCTTGTGTTTAATATATGCATATTTCTACTGACGTCGATATTCAATGTGGTTTGATAAATGTAGCCATGTCATAAATGAATATATGACATCATAAAAAATGACCAAAAATTATAACAagagactaaaattaaaaaatatgaaataaaagttaaattggacaagaaaaaaaaaaaccaaccaaAACTTTTGTAAATATAGAGTGACCAAAAGTTCATGTAAAAACTAGAATAATTGTTATACTTTATATGCaagataaatattaaaattggtCTCGTAAGTCTTATCTCAACTGacaaaaaatatcgaaattatTAGACCGGACATCGTGATCCTATTTTCAGTGAATTTACCATTTCATCTAAGACAAGAAAAAAGAGAACTGCTATCCTCAAACTTCCTGACAATTAAACGTGGCTTGTTGTATGATCGTGTGATGAAAAGAGTTCGTCAGGAAGTTTGAGGATAGCAGTtctaaaaaaatactaaaattgttATGTCATATATATGTGACGTAACAAGAGATCAAtctcccatttttttttctctataatttcagttattatacatttttttgacaatcatATAGTATAATAATAAAGACTTCATCTCAACACAGAACACACCTTGCATGTCTTAATTCAATGATCTTCTCCATCCCAATAATTTATTATAGTTTCAAGCCACAAAAGCTTTCTTCTCTTTTTAtcttctcttctttctttctttttcttttgcattAATAAAGTCACAAAAGCTTAAGAGGGAACAGTTTCAAATGATTTTCAGCTAAACACTAAAGTTATTAttacattttcaaaaaaaattcaaattcaaaccaaaaaataaaaggtaaCATTATGGGGACCGttgctttttctttctttttctgtttttttcttACCGTTGCATATTTCATGTTTTGGAAATTAACAGTTTTTTTAGTCTTAGAAAGTTCTCAaataatccattttttttagtttcaatTTCAATAGCAGGAACATTCTTTGACAACTTTTGCTTTTTTGTTAACAGAACAACACAACAACTTAATCATGTTTTCAGCTTTTTCTTTTGATCTATCACtttataaaatcattgtttgtTCACAAGTTATCATTTGAGTACAATTTTTGACACAACttcaatgattttttattatatatgcaggtgTTAAGAAAATTGACTTAAAATGGATAATTCATCAAATTTTGACTCAACTTCTTCAGTGGATCAAAATGATCATTTAATTAGTGAAACTCCTGAGTACTCACCATTCAGCGGCGATTCTTTCGCGTATTGTCGGAGTAATTCCGAGGTTTCGAACTTATCTGAGGCTATTGATGACAATAGTTATGCTAGTGACCCTCCACCTTCACCATGGATGAGTGTGAAACATGGAGCTGTTCTTTCAAGGTTAGGAATGAAGCAGAGAAAACATTCATTAGATGATAAATCTGATGATCTTGATCTATTGGAGACAGGTTTGTTAAATGTGTGGTTTTATGTTGTATGAATAAGTACAATTGGATAAAGTGCTtattcatataagtgcttaatcATAAGCTTTTATAGCATAATTGCTTATTCATATAATTGATTACGTGTTTATATACCATAAGTGCTAATTCATATAAGTGATTACATGTTTATAGCTAAGTGCTTATTCATATAAGTgattatgtataagctatttttacaACAAAAGAAGATAAAAAGTCAAAGTGTTTTTGTATGAGTTATatgttgtttccataagctatcTTGGACAGCTTGTGGAAGTAAGCCTAAAACggcttatggacatgtcataaattGTTTCCAGAACCTCGCCTAAACAATtttataagtgtttatgtaagatcaaataagtcaatccaaacagaacTTACATAAAGTTTGTGGATTTTTGCAGAACTTGAAATGATGAAGGAAAGATTTTCTAAGCTTCTTTTGGGGGAAGATATGTCTGGTGGTGGTAAAGGTGTTTGCACTGCAGTAACAATATCAAATTCCATTACCAATCTCTATGgtaattttttaatagtaaCAAAGCAATGAATGTGCGAGCGGTTGTCACAATATATGAATGTATCATTCGTTATTTAGTTGGGTTCTAAGATGTGACTTCCATTAGTCATTTGAtcgataaaataaaattactaacgAAACACACACTTGTTGATGTTTTTGTAATTTCGATACATTCAGATACTATGGTGACATCGGCTCACACATTTAGAGACCAGAGTGACTATTTACTCGtaatatgtttgtttgtttgtttactaTTTGGACATGGAATTTGCAGCAACTGTATTTGGACATAATTTGAAGTTAGAGCCTCTAAAGGCTGAGAAGAAAGCTATGTGGAAAAGAGAAATGAATTGTCTTATGTCAGTGTGTGATTACATAGTAGAATTTGCCCCAACTGCACAATACTTGGATGATGGTACAATTGTGGAGGTGAATTATTTCTGAACCTTAACGAGGCTCATTATGCATCTTATACTCTTATTAATCTATGTAGCACGGACACTCCTTAGACTAGACGTGTCCTGATGTTGGACACGCGTCAATGTCAGACACGACACGATAGACACATATGATTACGttgaattatatcattttcttaattattatAGGTGCCAACGTGTCGGTGTCATGTGTGGTGTTtgtgtctgtgtccgtgcttcatagatattaattaagaatttatagcataaacacttatcatataagtgcttatgtataagctatttctataaaaatagataaaataaagtaaaactATTTCCATATAcactataagttgttttcataagctatccctGAGAGCTTGTGGAAATAAGGTGAAAAAAGTGGAtgtgtcataagttgtttccataagtttTCTCAAACGATTTCACAAGTGCATATCCTTGTAGATAAGTCCAAAtaaagtcaatccaaacaggtcATAATGTGTCTAATATAATTTCCGACGATATATTTCAGATGATGACAAGTAGACCAAGGGCAGATATTTATATCAACCTTCCAGCTCTACAGAAGCTTGACACAATGCTCATTGTAAGATAaacttcaatttctttttcaatgcGGCATCATTGTTTTCATCGACAAAGGCTATGTTCTTACAACAAATGAATGCTTTCTTTTTACAGGAAATCTTCGATAGTTTCCAGGATACTGAATTTTGGTATGCAGAACAAGGGAGCATATCAGGGAATTCTAACCGTAGTTCACATTCGAGTGCCGGTACGCATTCAAAGGCAGGCTCGTTTCGAATTATTGCTCAAAGAAAAGATGAGAAATGGTGGTTGCCGGTTCCTTGTGTTCACACTGGTGGCCTCTCTGATAAATCAAGGAAGCATTTGATTGAGAAAAGAGATTGTGCTAATCAAATTCATAAAGCAGCTATGGCAATAAATAGCAGTGTGCTTGCTGAGATGGATATTCCGGAAACATACATGGCAAATCTTCCTAAGGTTAGTCCTCATTTGGTCATGCATTTTTAAGACTTCTCTTGTTTCCTAAGTTTTGGTCTAAATTTCATAAGCTTGTTAATAAAGCAACATTTAACGAGTAAATCAGTATTTTAGTCCTTCAAATTATAACGGTCAGttaatttagtccctaaaatttacaaaatagtAATTTAGTCCCATGAGTTGAACAATGTCGGTTATTTTTACAATGCCGGTGATTAGTATTTAAACACAAGGTGTATTCCGATCAGTATGGttcaagggtaattttgtaaactaGACCATAATATTTAAACATAAGTTGTAATCTGTAAGCCTAAGCTTGAATAATTCAAACCGTAGGCGTAATTGGCCACATGAACTTCGTGATCAAATCTCGTGTGTTTTTTGTCTGCATTTTTTcgtatttattttcttttgaactaGGATTGTTGTTCTATCACACATGTTTTGTCAAAAtgaacaaattatttttctgaCCCTTTCTCTTTCGAAACATTATTTTCTATTAGAGTGGAAGATCAAGTCTAGGGGACGCAATTTATCGCTACATGCATTCTGCGGACAAGTTTTCACCCGGCAACCTTCTTGATTGCCTCAAAATAAGTACAGAACATGAAGCACTTGAACTAGCAGATAGAGTTGAGTCGTCAATGTACACATGGAGACGTAAAGCTTGCTTAAGCCATTCAAAATCTTCATGGAACAAAGTAAAGGAATTTATGGCTGACACTGGCCAAAGTGACAAAAACTTTGTCTTAGCTGAAAGAGCCGAgactttattgtttttcttgaaACAAAGATATCCTGAACTTTCACAAACCTCGTTGGACACATGCAAGATTCAATACAATCAGGTAGGTTTTATTGGTTATGTATATATTCATATCATATATGCAacaaataatattgaaaatgagtttaatAACTATGCACCGATGGATAgtataaaaaagttttacatAGACTTTCAATCATACTTCATCGTGAAAACAGTGGCAGAAATATCGATCTACATTGTGAGATATGATTGGATAAATGTATAAACTTTTTCAATCTGTTGATGCTTGGTAAAACCAAATCAACCATTATAATCATAAAACTGAACCGAATTGCTAATGGTTCATCTCGAACTGAACTGGTATAAAGATTCGGTGGATCGTGCTTCCAAACTGAACTATACTGATTCTATGTAGACCACACTATACCAAATTGCTATTATGAATTGATACTAGGActtaaacaaaaccaaaaaccgAAACCAAGATGAATATTAAGACAGTTGAAAAAACCTAAAAAGAACCGAACCATAACAGATAGTTCGCGAGTTCAGTTCAGTTCAGTTCGTGAGCTTCAGGTCATAGTTTGATTCTTTTCATTGCAATACAATATAATGCAAAGCAATTTGATTCAGATAGTTTTCATTGCAATACAATATAATGCAATACATGAAATTGTGTTTTGCAGGATGTAGGAAAAGCAATACTAGAAAGCTACTCAAGAGTATTAGAAGGCTTAGCATTCAACATTGTTGCTTGGATTGAAGATGTTCTTTGCGCAGATAAATCAATGAGGAACTAAAATGTATAAAAACCATTGTGTTCTTCTATTCAAAACTTTCTTTTGTAAACCATAACTTTAGGATAACTTAGATAGGTAATAGATGATTGCATCTAAATTACAATTAGTTTTCAGTGGTATTGCATAAGAAAATTTTCACTTTCATTTTGAGGAATaatttttaggcttaaatggTCTTTCGGTCCCTGTAAGTTGgcgtgtttttgtttttagtccttgtaccttttttttttagcaattcaTCCCTGTATGTTAAAatcttttggttttagtccctaaagttAAAATCCGTAGGAAAATCCACATGAAAACCTGCGGATTTGCCTTTGAATTTTCCAGCGGATTTAAAATCTGCATGTTTCCTGCGGATTTGCCTGCAGATTTTCCTACGGATTTTAGCTTTATGAACTAAAAGTAAAACACGTCAACATACAGGGAtgaattcataaaaaaaaaaaaaagatacaaggACTAAAAGCAAAAACACGCCAACTTATAGGGAccaaaatatcaattaaacctaatttttataatattctatttcaaaaaaaaaagtattgtgaGTGTAATTGTATATTGAGCAACTAATTTTCTATCCTTGCCATTTGTTTAAGATTAGAACAGGGTCCCTGCTAATAAACACATACATTTCTAaccatttttatttcattttctagGTTTTTAGAACTAATAAATTCCAAGAATTTTTATTTGGAACTTTGTTTTAAGATGATACATGAATAAAGATTTCGAAGATTGATGAAGAACTGTGTGAGATTTTTTATTCGTGATATTTTTGAATAAAGTTTAAATAATTTGTTGATTAGAACATGTCGCTAAAGTGTCACATAAAACACATTTTAACGGAGTTTGATGAAAAAGTGCAATAAAACAAACATCATAGGATTTAAGGGTATGTTTGTTTCGAGGGAAAAAAAGAAGGAGGAAAAAATAATTACGGGAACCTAACtttaattcaaatttattcattgCTAAAACTTGAACGTTGGACCTCCAGATCTTTAATCCTTAGTTTAACTAATTTAATCAATTGAGTTATTCATCTTACCTCAAAAAAGTATAAGTTTAAGAGTGCAACCTAAGAGGGGGGTGAATTAGGTTTTATATCTATTTGGATATTTTTAGAGATGTtatggtaattttatttttcttgaaggtttgtgatgaatatatgaatgaagtgcagaaaaataaaagtgcAGGGAAAGAGAAAATGGACACAGGAGATTTATAGTGGTTCCCCTAATGGTACGTCCACTCCCTTCACACCCCGTGAAGGATTTCACTATGAACTTTATAAAGTGGAATAAGAGAACAATCCTCTCTTTTTCACTCTGTTGCTTCCAACAATCCTGGACAGCAAGGTGATTCCCTACaaagtgaaacaagagaacaatcctctcattttcactctcttgcttccaacaatcCTAGACAGCAAGATGATTCCCCTTATAATCTCTTCaaagtgaaacaagagaacaatcctctctttttcactctcttgcttccaacaatcCTGGACAGCAAGTTGATGTATTCAAAAGGTAGATTCTTTCACTTAAGAAAGTACAAATCATGAAGTGAAAAAACTTGTggatgagaaaaaaaaagtactgCATGATCTTTATTAAAGACATGCAAAGATATTatagattaataaaaaatgacttgTTTAAAGTACTGCATGATCCTAAACATAATGTAATATTGGTTCTTTATTTTGAGAGAGGAATTATGCTAATGCAACGATGAATCACTTTCACAAGTGGTATAGTTTTGACAAATTATCtactgaatatgaattttacgaaattcacttttgaattaaaatttgtaatttttattgtttttacgTGTCTAAAgtacatatcaaatgattttcaatttttgttattatttatatGGATGatcatatttaataaatttacaatatgatgaagaatttgataaaatttctatttgttataatgttattcatgactggttcATCATGGATTATTTGATGAAGTGGTTCATATTTGAATTTGCctgataaattaatatattggagatatattttgaattaaatacaTTAGATCTTGAATTATTGGAACTGTTAGATTATCATGTTGTGAAGAAAATGAGATAAAGGCTGAAAATAAATCAGAAGCAGCAGATATAAAAGTAAGATTGATTGAAACTCATGTGTACTTGAAAATTGAGTGCAAATAAAGACATGGCTAATTGATAAAGGTTATTTTTGCTTTAGAGAATCTTAGGCTATATATTCTTCACGTGAACATCACATTCTTGGCtaggattttaaaagatgttaacatttttttctACCTCCAAAGTAGTAGATCCAAGCTTTGATTTCTATAAATTCAAGGGCAAAAATGATtagttatttttcttcatcACTCCATAAAAAAGCATCAGAATAAATAGAAGGAATGAGTTCAACATATTGTTTACCTTTTTAATCCCCTCCATCGGAACTGCTTTACAAAGAACGAAAGAAAAATGGTATTTTTGAGCTTTtggatgaacaatggtttcttACTTTTTTTCGGTTCAGAAAGTGGAGGGAGAAGAAGTGTTCTTTTGGATCAAAACTGTTATGATTTGACACCAATGACTTTGTGGTTCAAATTTTGGTTGGAGAATGTGAAACAATTTCCGGAAATTACCAAATTGGTTCCATTGTTGCCCTTATAGATTGAAATCGTATTTGCAATACAAAAGGGCGAAATTGTCATTAACGCGAAAGTTTGGCTTGGATCAATGAGAGAACTTTCATCAATATATTGCCATTTTACCCCCAATTGAAGGAGCaaacaaaaacgaaaaaaaattagacttaAGGGCAAAAATGGTTTTTAACGATCATCTTACTTTCTTAGATTACTAGTAGACTAGTAGATGTAAACTGAGTTTATATACACTAATGTAAACTTAGTTTTGTATAGTTTATGTAAACTGAattaacttgaaactttttttttttttaacaagcaaaTTAACGTGAACCTTTTAAATTGAGTGTAAGTGTAAACTAAGTTTACCGAAGGTTATGTGAACTCAGTTTACTTAGTTATATAAAGTCAATTTTGGAGCAGTGGTTAACCGCAGATTACATATACTAACCATTGAAATCACACACAAACATGAAATCCATGAAAAGAGAATGTCATAGAAGAAATTTGCTCTTTAGGCCCCTCTTGTTGCTCCAAGcccccaaaaatcccaaaataccccTCATTTTTGGTCAGGATAGTTTGGGTGATACAATCCGAAATACAATAAACCCAGAAAACTCTTATATTCCTTTTGTAGAAACCAAAAACGCTTACATTCCTTTCCTAGAATCCAAAATCAGGTCTTACAACACTAAACTCAGAAATTCTCTTATATTCTTTCGTAGAATACAAAaacttttatattcattttgtaGAATCGAAAAACTCTTACATTTGTTTTGTAGAATCCGAAATAAGGTCTTACAGCATTAAACCCAGAAATTCATTACGTTTCAATCCCTTCTGTGTGTGTCTGTTTGTGATTCTGAAACCCTTTCTTGTTTGTGTTCGTGTTTTGGATTTAAATTTCTATTAAATTTCTGTTCTTGTTTCCATGATTGATTGAATTTAGGTTAAATTTCTATTGCATGATTGATCGGTAATGGTAGTGATCTTGAGCTTTTAGGTGAAATTTAATTGTTGTTTGGGTAATTAGCTTGTATGGTTTCTGTCTAAAGGCAATGTAAGCATTGTAATTCTGGTTTGTGTCTGATTTATTTTCATCCACTTCTTGTCTAATGGATACTTAGGTGTTGATGTGTATATTAGTTTTGCAGTTCGATTTAATATGCAGTCCATATCGAGCTGCACATTAACTTTTCTATGCAATCATTTTGCTTCCTGGAATTGATTGTTATTCCTGACACTTCATATTGCTTATTTTGCTtcttaaaattcatatttgctTCCTAAAACTCATTTCCGattggttgttgttgttccaGCCTGCTGCAATtggttgtttctattgttgtgaaagaaagaaaaaacctaAATTGCGGAATCTAggatccaaaattattgttgttcTCAAGCTATGCTCcaaaagggtaattttgtcagtTTGAAGGGTCTGGAAGCAATATAGgggggcctaaaaagcaattttctacAATCGTAGTGCCGGCAACCGGCAACCGGATAGGGCTCACCGAGAACGAACCCTATAAGCTAATTGGATTTTCGAGTTTGAAGGTTATTACTACAGATCAGTTTTTGTAAAAGATaaaggtatttttttttcttctcaattttgattttaaccctctgCACAAGACAATATGCATTCAAATCATAGCTTAGAGATGAAATCATAGTGTGTTCAATTAGGGTAGATGAAATTAAGGAATGTTTCAATTGtcaattttgttataaaaaaattcagaaataTTTTATTGCATAACAACTATAAGACCTATAATATTGTATATGACTGAGTTTTTGAAGTTTACTATGTGTGTAGAGATATGATTGTGAAGATGGATGAGTCgtcatataacaaaaaataggGTTAAGAATGTTGTCTAAGTTCGAttcctgggtggaacaattattggttagactttacttaccttctggtcgaactctggattaccatGACCCCTTTCCCTTGGAATCGGAGGGTTATTACTCTTTTGTTATTTGACATCATATTGTTGAATAGCTAGGTTGGACCTTTACTTATTTTGCCTTGATCTTTATTAAAGCTCTGAGATTCGTTTGGGTAAACAACTCAATTTAGTGCTTATGTATGTGTTATTTCTGTAATGATAATCAAAGAGATAATATGGCTACACTGTTTTTAGATAAGTTCTACAttgtttccataagctatcCTGAGAAGCTTATTGAAATAATATGATAACAACGTATGGACATTTTATAAAccactttcataagttttccCAATCATTTATACAAGTGCTTATGTCATAGGATAAACCTGAATAAGCTCTGAAAATGCGCTTCCTAACGCACCTTAGTAGATT from Trifolium pratense cultivar HEN17-A07 linkage group LG5, ARS_RC_1.1, whole genome shotgun sequence encodes:
- the LOC123887102 gene encoding rop guanine nucleotide exchange factor 3-like; its protein translation is MDNSSNFDSTSSVDQNDHLISETPEYSPFSGDSFAYCRSNSEVSNLSEAIDDNSYASDPPPSPWMSVKHGAVLSRLGMKQRKHSLDDKSDDLDLLETELEMMKERFSKLLLGEDMSGGGKGVCTAVTISNSITNLYATVFGHNLKLEPLKAEKKAMWKREMNCLMSVCDYIVEFAPTAQYLDDGTIVEMMTSRPRADIYINLPALQKLDTMLIEIFDSFQDTEFWYAEQGSISGNSNRSSHSSAGTHSKAGSFRIIAQRKDEKWWLPVPCVHTGGLSDKSRKHLIEKRDCANQIHKAAMAINSSVLAEMDIPETYMANLPKSGRSSLGDAIYRYMHSADKFSPGNLLDCLKISTEHEALELADRVESSMYTWRRKACLSHSKSSWNKVKEFMADTGQSDKNFVLAERAETLLFFLKQRYPELSQTSLDTCKIQYNQDVGKAILESYSRVLEGLAFNIVAWIEDVLCADKSMRN